One segment of Carya illinoinensis cultivar Pawnee chromosome 13, C.illinoinensisPawnee_v1, whole genome shotgun sequence DNA contains the following:
- the LOC122292775 gene encoding disease resistance protein RUN1-like isoform X3, protein MEGAQTTPARGSLKRKLDPGFQGQNKHRKVLVVGDQMSKEVQSSTKPCSNHWDYEVFLSFRGADTRKNFTDHLYSALMRTGIRTFCDDNELPRGENISKELINAIHGSRTSLVIFSKDYASSSWCLDELVQILHCKSTMNHIFIPIFYHVNPSDMRKQTGNFAETFDRLEGRFQEDMERVQRWRAAFTEAADCSGFDLQSDANGFEARFIEKIVEQVLYKLNPICLDVVEHPVGIDFHVEEMKTLLQLGTSTTTKLLIMGMYGMGGIGKTTLAKAVYNNICNGFEGSSCLLNVREVSEKSNGLIQLQEQLLFDILKVKILSIGNVDKGISLIKQRLHRKSVLIVLDDVDQLDQIYALATDGEWFFGPGSRVIITTRDEHLLVKLGVNYSYKVEKMNHSDSLQLFSWHAFNMPHPEDDFWEISIAAVDYAGGLPLALEVLGSDLRGRSITKWKTTLEKFRKSPDAQIQEILGISFKSLDHTTREVFLDIACFFIGVNIEYVFKILEECGFFPDIAINILVQKSLVKIDNTNLSMHDLIRDMGREIVRQESRHPGMRSRLWSHEDVLKVLKNHMGSEVVEGLSLNLPIHDQDQVISLESEAFANMKNLRLLQIKGVKNLKLQGCIEHLSKELRWICWHSCPLRFLPPRLHLDNLVVLDMQYSKIKQVWTLENNVLSKLKVLNLSFCEDLTKSPNFLQVPNLEELILEGCTSLVELHDSIGYIKGLVLLNLNGCSSLMNLPKSISNLKSLKNFHMGRCFNMRNFTDKTTIIVPNRSWSLRNFLRVSLHVFRSLVKLGLSNINLLEGDFPIDFGGLSLLQDLDLSVNNFRHLPYSICHLPKLARLNLAESRSIRSISTLPANLQILFAFGCESLERISISESRLDALVLAGCYKLVDIQGFENLAFTKVVSLEGCLEQEEEIDFVKSLLELQVGLGGGSKIPYGQEMTNGEEIEVSFEFECSQALEYVGVKECGIHLIIQREEEAGSMVMYSEKKKKMMEDDLMQDTPVTKLTRHRPHNWPKVWKYDGIVPFVSYIERNTSTFALLHSLG, encoded by the exons ATGGAAGGTGCCCAAACTACCCCTGCGAGAGGAAGCTTGAAGCGTAAGCTGGATCCAGGATTCCAAGGCCAAAACAAACATCGAAAGGTTCTCGTTGTCGGAGACCAAATGAGCAAAGAAG TCCAATCATCTACCAAACCTTGTTCGAACCATTGGGATTACGAAGTTTTCCTAAGTTTTAGAGGTGCAGACACCCGTAAGAATTTTACTGATCACCTCTATTCTGCCTTGATGCGAACCGGAATTCGGACATTTTGCGATGATAATGAACTTCCAAGAGGGGAGAATATATCCAAGGAACTAATCAATGCAATCCATGGGTCAAGGACTTCCCTTGTAATTTTCTCCAAAGATTATGCCTCTTCTAGTTGGTGCCTTGATGAGCTTGTTCAGATCCTTCATTGCAAAAGTACCATGAACCACATATTTATCCCAATATTTTACCACGTGAATCCCTCTGATATGCGAAAGCAGACTGGGAATTTTGCGGAAACATTTGATAGACTTGAAGGGAGATTTCAGGAAGATATGGAAAGGGTGCAACGATGGAGAGCGGCTTTCACTGAAGCTGCGGATTGTTCTGGCTTCGACCTCCAGAGTGACGCAAATGG GTTTGAAGCAAGGTTCATCGAGAAGATTGTTGAACAAGTTTTGTATAAATTAAACCCCATTTGCTTGGATGTTGTCGAGCACCCAGTAGGAATAGATTTTCATGTTGAAGAGATGAAAACTTTATTACAACTTGGAACAAGTACTACTACTAAACTTCTCATCATGGGTATGTATGGGATGGGTGGAATCGGTAAGACAACCTTAGCTAAAGCTGTCTATAACAATATATGCAATGGGTTTGAAGGAAGCAGTTGTCTTTTAAATGTTAGAGAAGTTTCAGAAAAATCCAATGGTCTAATTCAGTTACAAGAACAACTTCTTTTTGATATCTTGAAAGTGAAAATATTGTCGATCGGTAATGTTGACAAAGGAATCAGTTTGATTAAACAAAGACTTCACCGAAAAAGTGTTCTTATtgttcttgatgatgtggatcAGCTCGATCAAATATATGCGTTAGCCACAGATGGTGAATGGTTTTTTGGTCCCGGAAGTAGAGTCATTATAACAACCAGAGATGAACATTTGCTAGTTAAACTAGGAGTAAATTACTCCTACaaagttgaaaaaatgaatCATTCAGATTCGCTTCAACTTTTTAGTTGGCATGCCTTCAACATGCCCCATCCAGAAGATGACTTTTGGGAGATTTCCATTGCTGCAGTGGATTATGCTGGTGGGCTTCCATTAGCACTAGAAGTTTTAGGTTCCGATTTGCGTGGAAGAAGCATTACTAAATGGAAAACTACATTGGAAAAATTTAGAAAGAGTCCAGATGCCCAAATTCAGGAAATACTTGGAATAAGTTTCAAATCACTAGACCATACTACAAGGGAGGTGTTTCTAgatattgcatgtttttttATAGGTGTTAACATAGAATATGTTTTCAAAATACTGGAGGAATGTGGATTTTTTCCAGATATTGCTATCAATATTCTCGTTCAAAAGTCTCTTGTGAAAATTGATAATACCAATTTGAGTATGCATGATCTTATTCGAGATATGGGAAGGGAGATTGTTCGTCAAGAGTCACGTCATCCAGGAATGCGTAGTAGATTGTGGTCTCATGAAGACGTGTTGAAAGTACTAAAAAACCATATG GGATCGGAAGTAGTGGAGGGCCTCAGCCTAAATCTGCCCATACATGATCAAGACCAAGTCATATCTTTGGAATCTGAAGCATTTGCAAAcatgaagaatttgagattGCTTCAAATCAAGggtgtaaaaaatttaaaacttcaaGGATGCATTGAGCATCTTTCCAAAGAGCTAAGATGGATTTGCTGGCATAGCTGTCCCTTGAGATTTCTTCCGCCAAGACTTCATCTTGACAATCTTGTTGTGCTTGACATGCAGTATAGCAAAATCAAACAAGTCTGGACGCTGGAGAATAAT GTACTCAGCAAGTTGAAAGTTCTAAATCTCAGTTTTTGTGAAGATCTCACCAAATCACCGAACTTCTTACAAGTCCCAAATCTAGAGGAACTAATACTTGAAGGTTGCACAAGCTTAGTAGAGCTACATGACTCTATTGGATATATAAAAGGACTTGTTTTGCTTAATTTGAATGGATGTAGTAGCCTTATGAATCTTCCGAAAAGCATTTCTAACTTAAAATCTCTCAAAAATTTTCACATGGGTCGCTGCTTCAATATGCGGAACTTCACAGACAAAACTACTATTATCGTACCAAATAGATCTTGGAGTCTCAGAAATTTCCTAAGGGTTTCCCTTCATGTTTTTAGGTCTTTGGTAAAACTAGGTCTCAGTAACATCAATTTATTGGAAGGTGACTTTCCCATTGATTTTGGGGGCTTATCCTTACTCCAAGATTTGGATTTATCTGTCAACAATTTTCGTCATCTCCCTTATAGCATCTGTCACCTTCCCAAATTAGCCCGTTTAAATTTAGCTGAGTCTAGATCCATTCGGTCAATTTCAACTCTCCCTGCAAATTTACAGATCTTATTTGCATTTGGCTGCGAATCACTAGAAAGAATCTCAATTTCGGAGTCCCGATTGGATGCACTTGTGCTTGCAGGCTGCTACAAACTAGTTGACATTCAAGGCTTTGAGAATTTGGCATTTACAAAAGTGGTTAGCCTGGAAGGATGCttggaacaagaagaagaaattgatTTTGTGAAGAGTCTTCTCGAGCTCCAA GTGGGATTAGGTGGAGGTAGTAAAATCCCATATGGTCAGGAGATGACAAATGGTGAGGAAATCGAGGTGTCCTTCGAGTTCGAGTGTTCACAGGCTCTAGAGTACGTTGGAGTGAAGGAGTGTGGAATTCATCTCATCATTCAGCGTG AGGAGGAGGCCGGTTCAATGGTCATGtacagtgaaaagaaaaagaaaatgatggaagaCGATCTGATGCAGGACACTCCTGTTACGAAGCTAACAAGACACAGACCTCATAATTGGCCGAAGGTCTGGAAATATGATGGGATTGTTCCTTTCGTGTCCTATATAGAACGTAACACAAGTACTTTTGCTCTTCTCCACTCTCTCGGGTGA
- the LOC122292775 gene encoding disease resistance protein RUN1-like isoform X4 has product MEGAQTTPARGSLKRKLDPGFQGQNKHRKVLVVGDQMSKEVQSSTKPCSNHWDYEVFLSFRGADTRKNFTDHLYSALMRTGIRTFCDDNELPRGENISKELINAIHGSRTSLVIFSKDYASSSWCLDELVQILHCKSTMNHIFIPIFYHVNPSDMRKQTGNFAETFDRLEGRFQEDMERVQRWRAAFTEAADCSGFDLQSDANGFEARFIEKIVEQVLYKLNPICLDVVEHPVGIDFHVEEMKTLLQLGTSTTTKLLIMGMYGMGGIGKTTLAKAVYNNICNGFEGSSCLLNVREVSEKSNGLIQLQEQLLFDILKVKILSIGNVDKGISLIKQRLHRKSVLIVLDDVDQLDQIYALATDGEWFFGPGSRVIITTRDEHLLVKLGVNYSYKVEKMNHSDSLQLFSWHAFNMPHPEDDFWEISIAAVDYAGGLPLALEVLGSDLRGRSITKWKTTLEKFRKSPDAQIQEILGISFKSLDHTTREVFLDIACFFIGVNIEYVFKILEECGFFPDIAINILVQKSLVKIDNTNLSMHDLIRDMGREIVRQESRHPGMRSRLWSHEDVLKVLKNHMGSEVVEGLSLNLPIHDQDQVISLESEAFANMKNLRLLQIKGVKNLKLQGCIEHLSKELRWICWHSCPLRFLPPRLHLDNLVVLDMQYSKIKQVWTLENNVLSKLKVLNLSFCEDLTKSPNFLQVPNLEELILEGCYKLVDIQGFENLAFTKVVSLEGCLEQEEEIDFVKSLLELQWPFMIERRQIYLYGDEIPNWFSHKRTGSSISFHIPSLSDQDRVIKGLVFGVVCRNKDSLQAWHGEISVVFHNKTKGHRQVIHQLFYYKPIGSLNHLVLLQVGLGGGSKIPYGQEMTNGEEIEVSFEFECSQALEYVGVKECGIHLIIQREEEAGSMVMYSEKKKKMMEDDLMQDTPVTKLTRHRPHNWPKVWKYDGIVPFVSYIERNTSTFALLHSLG; this is encoded by the exons ATGGAAGGTGCCCAAACTACCCCTGCGAGAGGAAGCTTGAAGCGTAAGCTGGATCCAGGATTCCAAGGCCAAAACAAACATCGAAAGGTTCTCGTTGTCGGAGACCAAATGAGCAAAGAAG TCCAATCATCTACCAAACCTTGTTCGAACCATTGGGATTACGAAGTTTTCCTAAGTTTTAGAGGTGCAGACACCCGTAAGAATTTTACTGATCACCTCTATTCTGCCTTGATGCGAACCGGAATTCGGACATTTTGCGATGATAATGAACTTCCAAGAGGGGAGAATATATCCAAGGAACTAATCAATGCAATCCATGGGTCAAGGACTTCCCTTGTAATTTTCTCCAAAGATTATGCCTCTTCTAGTTGGTGCCTTGATGAGCTTGTTCAGATCCTTCATTGCAAAAGTACCATGAACCACATATTTATCCCAATATTTTACCACGTGAATCCCTCTGATATGCGAAAGCAGACTGGGAATTTTGCGGAAACATTTGATAGACTTGAAGGGAGATTTCAGGAAGATATGGAAAGGGTGCAACGATGGAGAGCGGCTTTCACTGAAGCTGCGGATTGTTCTGGCTTCGACCTCCAGAGTGACGCAAATGG GTTTGAAGCAAGGTTCATCGAGAAGATTGTTGAACAAGTTTTGTATAAATTAAACCCCATTTGCTTGGATGTTGTCGAGCACCCAGTAGGAATAGATTTTCATGTTGAAGAGATGAAAACTTTATTACAACTTGGAACAAGTACTACTACTAAACTTCTCATCATGGGTATGTATGGGATGGGTGGAATCGGTAAGACAACCTTAGCTAAAGCTGTCTATAACAATATATGCAATGGGTTTGAAGGAAGCAGTTGTCTTTTAAATGTTAGAGAAGTTTCAGAAAAATCCAATGGTCTAATTCAGTTACAAGAACAACTTCTTTTTGATATCTTGAAAGTGAAAATATTGTCGATCGGTAATGTTGACAAAGGAATCAGTTTGATTAAACAAAGACTTCACCGAAAAAGTGTTCTTATtgttcttgatgatgtggatcAGCTCGATCAAATATATGCGTTAGCCACAGATGGTGAATGGTTTTTTGGTCCCGGAAGTAGAGTCATTATAACAACCAGAGATGAACATTTGCTAGTTAAACTAGGAGTAAATTACTCCTACaaagttgaaaaaatgaatCATTCAGATTCGCTTCAACTTTTTAGTTGGCATGCCTTCAACATGCCCCATCCAGAAGATGACTTTTGGGAGATTTCCATTGCTGCAGTGGATTATGCTGGTGGGCTTCCATTAGCACTAGAAGTTTTAGGTTCCGATTTGCGTGGAAGAAGCATTACTAAATGGAAAACTACATTGGAAAAATTTAGAAAGAGTCCAGATGCCCAAATTCAGGAAATACTTGGAATAAGTTTCAAATCACTAGACCATACTACAAGGGAGGTGTTTCTAgatattgcatgtttttttATAGGTGTTAACATAGAATATGTTTTCAAAATACTGGAGGAATGTGGATTTTTTCCAGATATTGCTATCAATATTCTCGTTCAAAAGTCTCTTGTGAAAATTGATAATACCAATTTGAGTATGCATGATCTTATTCGAGATATGGGAAGGGAGATTGTTCGTCAAGAGTCACGTCATCCAGGAATGCGTAGTAGATTGTGGTCTCATGAAGACGTGTTGAAAGTACTAAAAAACCATATG GGATCGGAAGTAGTGGAGGGCCTCAGCCTAAATCTGCCCATACATGATCAAGACCAAGTCATATCTTTGGAATCTGAAGCATTTGCAAAcatgaagaatttgagattGCTTCAAATCAAGggtgtaaaaaatttaaaacttcaaGGATGCATTGAGCATCTTTCCAAAGAGCTAAGATGGATTTGCTGGCATAGCTGTCCCTTGAGATTTCTTCCGCCAAGACTTCATCTTGACAATCTTGTTGTGCTTGACATGCAGTATAGCAAAATCAAACAAGTCTGGACGCTGGAGAATAAT GTACTCAGCAAGTTGAAAGTTCTAAATCTCAGTTTTTGTGAAGATCTCACCAAATCACCGAACTTCTTACAAGTCCCAAATCTAGAGGAACTAATACTTGAAG GCTGCTACAAACTAGTTGACATTCAAGGCTTTGAGAATTTGGCATTTACAAAAGTGGTTAGCCTGGAAGGATGCttggaacaagaagaagaaattgatTTTGTGAAGAGTCTTCTCGAGCTCCAA TGGCCGTTTATGATTGAGAGGCGTCAGATATACTTGTATGGTGACGAGATTCCAAATTGGTTCAGTCATAAGAGAACAGGGTCTTCCATTTCCTTTCATATACCTTCACTTTCAGATCAAGACAGAGTGATTAAAGGATTAGTATTTGGAGTTGTTTGTAGAAATAAGGACAGTCTGCAAGCATGGCACGGTGAAATTAGCGTGGTATTCCATAATAAAACAAAAGGCCACAGACAAGTTATTCATCAATTATTCTATTACAAGCCGATAGGGTCTTTGAATCATTTAGTTTTGCTTCAGGTGGGATTAGGTGGAGGTAGTAAAATCCCATATGGTCAGGAGATGACAAATGGTGAGGAAATCGAGGTGTCCTTCGAGTTCGAGTGTTCACAGGCTCTAGAGTACGTTGGAGTGAAGGAGTGTGGAATTCATCTCATCATTCAGCGTG AGGAGGAGGCCGGTTCAATGGTCATGtacagtgaaaagaaaaagaaaatgatggaagaCGATCTGATGCAGGACACTCCTGTTACGAAGCTAACAAGACACAGACCTCATAATTGGCCGAAGGTCTGGAAATATGATGGGATTGTTCCTTTCGTGTCCTATATAGAACGTAACACAAGTACTTTTGCTCTTCTCCACTCTCTCGGGTGA
- the LOC122292775 gene encoding disease resistance protein RUN1-like isoform X1, translated as MEGAQTTPARGSLKRKLDPGFQGQNKHRKVLVVGDQMSKEVQSSTKPCSNHWDYEVFLSFRGADTRKNFTDHLYSALMRTGIRTFCDDNELPRGENISKELINAIHGSRTSLVIFSKDYASSSWCLDELVQILHCKSTMNHIFIPIFYHVNPSDMRKQTGNFAETFDRLEGRFQEDMERVQRWRAAFTEAADCSGFDLQSDANGFEARFIEKIVEQVLYKLNPICLDVVEHPVGIDFHVEEMKTLLQLGTSTTTKLLIMGMYGMGGIGKTTLAKAVYNNICNGFEGSSCLLNVREVSEKSNGLIQLQEQLLFDILKVKILSIGNVDKGISLIKQRLHRKSVLIVLDDVDQLDQIYALATDGEWFFGPGSRVIITTRDEHLLVKLGVNYSYKVEKMNHSDSLQLFSWHAFNMPHPEDDFWEISIAAVDYAGGLPLALEVLGSDLRGRSITKWKTTLEKFRKSPDAQIQEILGISFKSLDHTTREVFLDIACFFIGVNIEYVFKILEECGFFPDIAINILVQKSLVKIDNTNLSMHDLIRDMGREIVRQESRHPGMRSRLWSHEDVLKVLKNHMGSEVVEGLSLNLPIHDQDQVISLESEAFANMKNLRLLQIKGVKNLKLQGCIEHLSKELRWICWHSCPLRFLPPRLHLDNLVVLDMQYSKIKQVWTLENNVLSKLKVLNLSFCEDLTKSPNFLQVPNLEELILEGCTSLVELHDSIGYIKGLVLLNLNGCSSLMNLPKSISNLKSLKNFHMGRCFNMRNFTDKTTIIVPNRSWSLRNFLRVSLHVFRSLVKLGLSNINLLEGDFPIDFGGLSLLQDLDLSVNNFRHLPYSICHLPKLARLNLAESRSIRSISTLPANLQILFAFGCESLERISISESRLDALVLAGCYKLVDIQGFENLAFTKVVSLEGCLEQEEEIDFVKSLLELQWPFMIERRQIYLYGDEIPNWFSHKRTGSSISFHIPSLSDQDRVIKGLVFGVVCRNKDSLQAWHGEISVVFHNKTKGHRQVIHQLFYYKPIGSLNHLVLLQVGLGGGSKIPYGQEMTNGEEIEVSFEFECSQALEYVGVKECGIHLIIQREEEAGSMVMYSEKKKKMMEDDLMQDTPVTKLTRHRPHNWPKVWKYDGIVPFVSYIERNTSTFALLHSLG; from the exons ATGGAAGGTGCCCAAACTACCCCTGCGAGAGGAAGCTTGAAGCGTAAGCTGGATCCAGGATTCCAAGGCCAAAACAAACATCGAAAGGTTCTCGTTGTCGGAGACCAAATGAGCAAAGAAG TCCAATCATCTACCAAACCTTGTTCGAACCATTGGGATTACGAAGTTTTCCTAAGTTTTAGAGGTGCAGACACCCGTAAGAATTTTACTGATCACCTCTATTCTGCCTTGATGCGAACCGGAATTCGGACATTTTGCGATGATAATGAACTTCCAAGAGGGGAGAATATATCCAAGGAACTAATCAATGCAATCCATGGGTCAAGGACTTCCCTTGTAATTTTCTCCAAAGATTATGCCTCTTCTAGTTGGTGCCTTGATGAGCTTGTTCAGATCCTTCATTGCAAAAGTACCATGAACCACATATTTATCCCAATATTTTACCACGTGAATCCCTCTGATATGCGAAAGCAGACTGGGAATTTTGCGGAAACATTTGATAGACTTGAAGGGAGATTTCAGGAAGATATGGAAAGGGTGCAACGATGGAGAGCGGCTTTCACTGAAGCTGCGGATTGTTCTGGCTTCGACCTCCAGAGTGACGCAAATGG GTTTGAAGCAAGGTTCATCGAGAAGATTGTTGAACAAGTTTTGTATAAATTAAACCCCATTTGCTTGGATGTTGTCGAGCACCCAGTAGGAATAGATTTTCATGTTGAAGAGATGAAAACTTTATTACAACTTGGAACAAGTACTACTACTAAACTTCTCATCATGGGTATGTATGGGATGGGTGGAATCGGTAAGACAACCTTAGCTAAAGCTGTCTATAACAATATATGCAATGGGTTTGAAGGAAGCAGTTGTCTTTTAAATGTTAGAGAAGTTTCAGAAAAATCCAATGGTCTAATTCAGTTACAAGAACAACTTCTTTTTGATATCTTGAAAGTGAAAATATTGTCGATCGGTAATGTTGACAAAGGAATCAGTTTGATTAAACAAAGACTTCACCGAAAAAGTGTTCTTATtgttcttgatgatgtggatcAGCTCGATCAAATATATGCGTTAGCCACAGATGGTGAATGGTTTTTTGGTCCCGGAAGTAGAGTCATTATAACAACCAGAGATGAACATTTGCTAGTTAAACTAGGAGTAAATTACTCCTACaaagttgaaaaaatgaatCATTCAGATTCGCTTCAACTTTTTAGTTGGCATGCCTTCAACATGCCCCATCCAGAAGATGACTTTTGGGAGATTTCCATTGCTGCAGTGGATTATGCTGGTGGGCTTCCATTAGCACTAGAAGTTTTAGGTTCCGATTTGCGTGGAAGAAGCATTACTAAATGGAAAACTACATTGGAAAAATTTAGAAAGAGTCCAGATGCCCAAATTCAGGAAATACTTGGAATAAGTTTCAAATCACTAGACCATACTACAAGGGAGGTGTTTCTAgatattgcatgtttttttATAGGTGTTAACATAGAATATGTTTTCAAAATACTGGAGGAATGTGGATTTTTTCCAGATATTGCTATCAATATTCTCGTTCAAAAGTCTCTTGTGAAAATTGATAATACCAATTTGAGTATGCATGATCTTATTCGAGATATGGGAAGGGAGATTGTTCGTCAAGAGTCACGTCATCCAGGAATGCGTAGTAGATTGTGGTCTCATGAAGACGTGTTGAAAGTACTAAAAAACCATATG GGATCGGAAGTAGTGGAGGGCCTCAGCCTAAATCTGCCCATACATGATCAAGACCAAGTCATATCTTTGGAATCTGAAGCATTTGCAAAcatgaagaatttgagattGCTTCAAATCAAGggtgtaaaaaatttaaaacttcaaGGATGCATTGAGCATCTTTCCAAAGAGCTAAGATGGATTTGCTGGCATAGCTGTCCCTTGAGATTTCTTCCGCCAAGACTTCATCTTGACAATCTTGTTGTGCTTGACATGCAGTATAGCAAAATCAAACAAGTCTGGACGCTGGAGAATAAT GTACTCAGCAAGTTGAAAGTTCTAAATCTCAGTTTTTGTGAAGATCTCACCAAATCACCGAACTTCTTACAAGTCCCAAATCTAGAGGAACTAATACTTGAAGGTTGCACAAGCTTAGTAGAGCTACATGACTCTATTGGATATATAAAAGGACTTGTTTTGCTTAATTTGAATGGATGTAGTAGCCTTATGAATCTTCCGAAAAGCATTTCTAACTTAAAATCTCTCAAAAATTTTCACATGGGTCGCTGCTTCAATATGCGGAACTTCACAGACAAAACTACTATTATCGTACCAAATAGATCTTGGAGTCTCAGAAATTTCCTAAGGGTTTCCCTTCATGTTTTTAGGTCTTTGGTAAAACTAGGTCTCAGTAACATCAATTTATTGGAAGGTGACTTTCCCATTGATTTTGGGGGCTTATCCTTACTCCAAGATTTGGATTTATCTGTCAACAATTTTCGTCATCTCCCTTATAGCATCTGTCACCTTCCCAAATTAGCCCGTTTAAATTTAGCTGAGTCTAGATCCATTCGGTCAATTTCAACTCTCCCTGCAAATTTACAGATCTTATTTGCATTTGGCTGCGAATCACTAGAAAGAATCTCAATTTCGGAGTCCCGATTGGATGCACTTGTGCTTGCAGGCTGCTACAAACTAGTTGACATTCAAGGCTTTGAGAATTTGGCATTTACAAAAGTGGTTAGCCTGGAAGGATGCttggaacaagaagaagaaattgatTTTGTGAAGAGTCTTCTCGAGCTCCAA TGGCCGTTTATGATTGAGAGGCGTCAGATATACTTGTATGGTGACGAGATTCCAAATTGGTTCAGTCATAAGAGAACAGGGTCTTCCATTTCCTTTCATATACCTTCACTTTCAGATCAAGACAGAGTGATTAAAGGATTAGTATTTGGAGTTGTTTGTAGAAATAAGGACAGTCTGCAAGCATGGCACGGTGAAATTAGCGTGGTATTCCATAATAAAACAAAAGGCCACAGACAAGTTATTCATCAATTATTCTATTACAAGCCGATAGGGTCTTTGAATCATTTAGTTTTGCTTCAGGTGGGATTAGGTGGAGGTAGTAAAATCCCATATGGTCAGGAGATGACAAATGGTGAGGAAATCGAGGTGTCCTTCGAGTTCGAGTGTTCACAGGCTCTAGAGTACGTTGGAGTGAAGGAGTGTGGAATTCATCTCATCATTCAGCGTG AGGAGGAGGCCGGTTCAATGGTCATGtacagtgaaaagaaaaagaaaatgatggaagaCGATCTGATGCAGGACACTCCTGTTACGAAGCTAACAAGACACAGACCTCATAATTGGCCGAAGGTCTGGAAATATGATGGGATTGTTCCTTTCGTGTCCTATATAGAACGTAACACAAGTACTTTTGCTCTTCTCCACTCTCTCGGGTGA